Proteins from one Fragaria vesca subsp. vesca linkage group LG6, FraVesHawaii_1.0, whole genome shotgun sequence genomic window:
- the LOC101296975 gene encoding uncharacterized protein LOC101296975, giving the protein MVDSSSLKLKHTSSILFSIPDFFVGFGNKGSLDSDSVRSPTSPLDLRPFSNLSNPFRLRSARSLSQNGNHKIWDCRKAGLGIVNSLVDETKATSEVLGSSKRKTIIFRPQLEKINPHSSKLRSGSKDYFMKSRSLPRNYIIRPLSETISLRLQLKPDKVDVSSGSVGLLLESEPSENIAPFLLDSSRASSQIVSMQGENSLGFRPSSLPAPIVSNPQSASSIPAREMELSEDYTCIISHGPNPKTTHIFCDCILECHTKDLNNVDKETVEIKAPQLGKHQEGLTHDPSDELLGSCYTCQKNLEGEEIYMCRSEKAFCSFDCHSDKIFAEEEAEGTWDKSAGSSPKSYQEDLFLLGMHSHETPDIE; this is encoded by the exons ATGGTTGATTCTAGTAGTTTAAAGCTGAAACACACTAGTAGCATACTTTTCAGTATTCCTGATTTCTTCGTAGGGTTTGGTAATAAAGGTTCTTTAGATTCAGACTCAGTTAGGAGCCCTACATCTCCTCTGGACCTCAGGCCTTTTTCAAATCTTAGCAACCCATTTAGACTTCGGTCTGCTAGATCATTATCTCAAAATGGAAATCATAAGATATGGGATTGTAGGAAAGCAGGCCTTGGCATCGTCAATTCCCTTGTTGATGAAACCAAAGCTACTAGTGAAGTTCTTGGTTCATCGAAGAGGAAGACCATAATTTTTCGACCACAGTTGGAAAAAATCAACCCTCATTCCTCAAAGCTTCGTTCTGGTTCAAAGGATTATTTCATGAAATCCCGATCTTTACCTAGAAACTATATAATTAGGCCACTTTCTGAAACCATATCTCTCAGGCTCCAACTCAAACCAGATAAGGTGGATGTTTCCTCTGGGAGTGTGGGACTTCTTTTAGAATCTGAACCATCTGAAAACATTGCACCATTTTTGTTGGACTCCAGCAGGGCTTCCTCACAAATTGTCTCTATGCAAGGAGAAAATTCGTTGGGTTTTAGACCTAGTTCACTTCCAGCACCAATTGTCTCTAACCCTCAATCTGCATCCTCTATCCCTGCTAGAGAGATGGAACTCTCTGAGGACTATACCTGTATAATTTCTCATGGTCCAAACCCGAAGACCACTCATATATTTTGTGACTGCATATTGGAATGTCACACAAAAGATTTAAACAATGTTGACAAAGAAACAGTCGAGATAAAAGCACCTCAACTAGGTAAGCATCAGGAGGGATTGACACATGACCCTTCAGATGAACTTTTGGGATCCTGTTACACCTGCCAGAAGAACTTGGAAGGAGAGGAAATTTACATGTGCAG AAGTGAGAAAGCATTTTGTAGTTTTGATTGTCACTCAGATAAGATTTTTGCTGAAGAGGAAGCAGAAGGTACTTGGGATAAGTCTGCAGGAAGCTCTCCTAAAAGCTACCAGGAAGATCTCTTCTTATTGGGTATGCATAGTCATGAGACTCCGGACATAGAGTAG